Proteins encoded by one window of Streptomyces uncialis:
- a CDS encoding TetR/AcrR family transcriptional regulator, with translation MESIGTSGSGDIQRTLELLWEPERRPTRGPKPTLSVERIVLAAIEVADAEGIDAVSMRRLSTELGTGTMSLYRYLPGKAELLDLMLDRVQKPSEEPTALGTTWREAVEILARETFALYRRHPWLLQINQARPVLGPATLDGMEKMLALIRPMGLSDPELLSVLIMVDGYVSGVARSHAHEIEATEQTGRTDTEFWTEQGPYLDQVMRSGRYPMMASLSPDTFGPGFDHFEFGLQRILAGLDTLVAARGADPAPVPPTPPPGPCAPLGPAPADGTATDQGGPPAP, from the coding sequence ATGGAGAGCATCGGGACCAGCGGCAGCGGCGACATCCAGCGCACCCTCGAACTGCTCTGGGAGCCGGAACGCCGGCCCACCCGGGGTCCGAAACCGACGCTGTCCGTCGAGCGGATCGTGCTGGCCGCGATCGAGGTCGCCGACGCGGAGGGCATCGACGCGGTGTCCATGCGGCGGCTCTCCACCGAGCTGGGCACCGGCACCATGTCGCTGTACCGCTATCTCCCCGGCAAGGCCGAGCTGCTGGACCTGATGCTGGACCGGGTGCAGAAGCCGTCCGAGGAGCCGACCGCCCTCGGCACGACGTGGCGCGAGGCCGTCGAGATCCTGGCCCGGGAGACCTTCGCGCTCTACCGGCGCCACCCCTGGCTGCTCCAGATCAACCAGGCCCGGCCGGTGCTGGGGCCCGCCACCCTGGACGGCATGGAGAAGATGCTCGCCCTGATCCGCCCCATGGGCCTGTCCGACCCCGAGCTGCTGTCGGTGCTGATCATGGTCGACGGCTATGTGTCCGGCGTCGCCCGCAGCCACGCCCATGAGATCGAGGCGACCGAGCAGACCGGGCGCACCGACACCGAGTTCTGGACGGAACAGGGCCCCTATCTGGACCAGGTCATGCGCAGCGGGCGCTACCCGATGATGGCGTCACTGTCCCCGGACACGTTCGGGCCCGGCTTCGACCACTTCGAGTTCGGGCTCCAGCGCATCCTGGCGGGCCTGGACACCCTGGTGGCCGCCCGCGGCGCCGACCCGGCCCCGGTACCCCCGACGCCGCCCCCGGGACCGTGCGCGCCCCTGGGTCCGGCCCCGGCCGACGGGACCGCGACGGACCAGGGCGGCCCGCCCGCCCCCTGA
- the serC gene encoding phosphoserine transaminase: MAEIQIPADIKPADGRFGAGPSKVRTAALDALAATGTSLLGTSHRQAPVKNLVGRVREGVRELFQLPDGYEVILGNGGSTAFWDIATHGLIENKSQHLTFGEFSSKFAKAAKLAPWLQDPSVVSSDPGTHPLAVAEAGVDVYAYTHNETSTGVAMPLNRVAGADEGSLVLVDATSGAGGLPVDIAETDVYYFAPQKSFGSDGGLWLGIFSPAAIERATRVHASGRHIPEFFSLPTAIDNSRKNQTYNTPSLTTLFLLADQLEWFNGQGGLDWTVGRTTASANALYGWAEQSKFANPFVADPAQRSSVIGTIDFVDEVDAAAVAKTLRANGIVDTEPYRKLGRNQLRVAMFPAIDPADVEALTKCVDYVIEQL, from the coding sequence GTGGCTGAGATCCAGATTCCCGCTGACATCAAGCCCGCGGACGGCCGTTTCGGCGCGGGCCCCTCCAAGGTGCGGACGGCGGCGCTGGACGCCCTCGCCGCCACCGGTACGTCACTGCTCGGCACCTCCCATCGTCAGGCCCCGGTGAAGAACCTGGTGGGCCGGGTGCGTGAGGGTGTGCGCGAGCTGTTCCAGCTCCCCGACGGGTACGAGGTGATCCTCGGCAACGGCGGCTCCACCGCGTTCTGGGACATCGCGACCCATGGGCTCATCGAGAACAAGTCGCAGCACCTGACGTTCGGTGAGTTCTCCTCGAAGTTCGCCAAGGCCGCCAAGCTCGCGCCGTGGCTCCAGGACCCGTCGGTGGTCTCCTCCGACCCGGGCACGCATCCGCTGGCCGTCGCCGAGGCGGGTGTCGACGTCTACGCGTACACCCACAACGAGACCTCGACCGGTGTCGCGATGCCGCTGAACCGGGTCGCCGGCGCCGACGAGGGCTCGCTGGTGCTGGTCGACGCGACGTCCGGCGCGGGCGGTCTGCCCGTCGACATCGCCGAGACGGACGTGTACTACTTCGCACCGCAGAAGTCGTTCGGCTCGGACGGCGGTCTGTGGCTCGGGATCTTCTCCCCCGCCGCGATCGAGCGCGCCACGCGTGTCCACGCCTCGGGACGGCACATCCCGGAGTTCTTCTCGCTGCCGACGGCGATCGACAACTCCCGCAAGAACCAGACGTACAACACGCCGTCGCTGACGACGCTGTTCCTGCTGGCCGACCAGCTCGAATGGTTCAACGGCCAGGGCGGTCTCGACTGGACGGTGGGCCGCACCACGGCCTCCGCGAACGCGCTGTACGGCTGGGCCGAGCAGAGCAAGTTCGCGAACCCGTTCGTCGCGGACCCGGCACAGCGGTCGTCCGTGATCGGCACGATCGACTTCGTGGACGAGGTGGACGCCGCCGCCGTCGCGAAGACGCTGCGCGCCAACGGCATCGTGGACACCGAGCCGTACCGCAAGCTGGGGCGCAACCAGCTCCGGGTGGCGATGTTCCCGGCGATCGACCCGGCGGACGTCGAGGCCCTGACGAAGTGCGTCGACTACGTCATCGAGCAGCTCTGA
- a CDS encoding Uma2 family endonuclease: MNEPDTAGLDTLFGQVCAPEGYRVEVVGGETFTTPQRSAHWEIIRWIVRALEDRFGMRVKVLSDVRIDFPGKQNGFAPDVAKLRDDAEPDQRGRWRHEDVEFIAEVISRGTAANDYGPKLAVYAEAEVPVYVIADPYQGRCRVHLDPKDGEYRTVTTVPFGEDLDLTTTPVALVLGTGAFPRD; encoded by the coding sequence ATGAACGAACCGGACACGGCAGGGCTCGACACCCTGTTCGGGCAGGTCTGCGCACCCGAGGGATACCGGGTCGAGGTCGTCGGCGGAGAGACCTTCACGACGCCGCAGCGCTCCGCGCACTGGGAGATCATCCGCTGGATCGTCCGCGCGCTGGAGGACCGCTTCGGTATGCGGGTCAAGGTGCTGTCGGACGTGCGGATCGATTTCCCGGGCAAGCAGAACGGCTTCGCGCCGGACGTGGCCAAGCTCCGGGACGACGCCGAACCGGACCAGCGGGGTCGCTGGCGCCACGAGGACGTGGAGTTCATCGCCGAGGTCATCTCCCGGGGCACCGCCGCCAACGACTACGGCCCCAAACTGGCGGTGTACGCCGAGGCGGAGGTGCCCGTGTACGTGATCGCGGACCCCTACCAGGGCCGGTGCCGCGTCCACCTCGACCCGAAGGACGGCGAGTACCGGACGGTGACCACCGTCCCCTTCGGTGAGGACCTCGACCTGACCACCACACCGGTGGCCCTCGTCCTCGGCACCGGCGCGTTCCCCCGGGACTGA
- a CDS encoding ABC transporter permease, with the protein MTATTTEKDLTDPVAGTPSGGPVVEEHGRLYWAFADSWNIVRRGLTHYQRQPVNIAWQLGFPILSVLLYGYVFGSAMTVPGGGDYRDFLMPGMFAMTMAFGFINTATVVVYDATKGVIDRFRSMPMSSSAVVAGRGVTDLIVACAELTILMLTALLMGWRPQGGVAAAFGAFGLLLLLRFCLIWVGVWLGLMVPNPEAAGGLFAVAFPLTMISSIYVAPQLMPDWLGHVAAWNPISSTVAASRELFGTPVGSGGSWVEQNAVLMAVVWPLVITAIFLPVAVRRFQRLSR; encoded by the coding sequence ATGACCGCGACCACCACCGAGAAGGACCTCACGGACCCCGTGGCCGGCACCCCGTCCGGCGGGCCCGTCGTGGAGGAGCACGGACGGCTCTACTGGGCGTTCGCCGATTCCTGGAACATCGTCCGCCGGGGGCTGACCCACTACCAGCGCCAGCCCGTCAACATCGCCTGGCAGCTCGGCTTCCCGATCCTGTCCGTGCTGCTGTACGGGTATGTGTTCGGCAGCGCGATGACCGTGCCGGGCGGCGGCGACTACCGGGACTTCCTGATGCCCGGCATGTTCGCGATGACGATGGCCTTCGGGTTCATCAACACCGCGACCGTCGTGGTGTACGACGCCACCAAGGGCGTCATCGACCGGTTCCGCTCGATGCCGATGTCCTCGTCCGCCGTGGTCGCGGGCCGCGGTGTCACCGATCTGATCGTGGCCTGTGCCGAGCTGACGATCCTGATGCTGACGGCCCTGCTCATGGGCTGGCGTCCGCAGGGCGGTGTCGCCGCCGCCTTCGGTGCCTTCGGGCTGCTCCTGCTGCTGCGCTTCTGCCTGATCTGGGTGGGTGTGTGGCTGGGCCTGATGGTGCCGAACCCGGAGGCCGCGGGCGGGCTCTTCGCGGTCGCGTTCCCGCTGACGATGATCTCCAGCATCTATGTCGCGCCCCAGCTGATGCCGGACTGGCTCGGGCATGTCGCCGCCTGGAACCCGATCTCCTCCACGGTCGCGGCCTCCCGGGAGCTGTTCGGCACCCCTGTCGGCAGCGGCGGCTCCTGGGTCGAGCAGAACGCCGTGCTCATGGCGGTCGTCTGGCCGCTGGTGATCACCGCGATCTTCCTGCCGGTGGCGGTCCGCCGCTTCCAGCGGCTCAGCCGCTGA
- a CDS encoding GDSL-type esterase/lipase family protein translates to MLRFMFVGDSTTIGSAGEHTWRYRMWEHLRDTLGGPFRIVGPRETLYDQARDAPVSREYAPGTDPAFPRAHLAGWGEGWQHMAPLIRSAVTDHRPDVLLISLGLIDLGFYTGADDTAQNVRRFVTEARAAGPRVRFVILPVVPNIRADSDPAFAAEVARFNELLAKTAADLDEPRSPLLLTSPPPGYDLATDTYDGTHPLPSGEHKLAAAFAGAMSQAWGMGTEYRA, encoded by the coding sequence ATGCTCAGATTCATGTTCGTCGGGGACTCGACGACGATAGGAAGCGCGGGCGAGCACACCTGGCGGTACCGCATGTGGGAGCACCTGCGGGACACCCTCGGCGGCCCGTTCCGGATCGTCGGCCCCCGCGAGACGCTCTACGACCAGGCGCGGGACGCGCCCGTCTCGCGGGAGTACGCCCCCGGCACCGACCCCGCGTTCCCCCGCGCCCATCTCGCGGGCTGGGGCGAGGGCTGGCAGCACATGGCCCCGCTGATCCGGTCGGCGGTCACCGACCACCGCCCCGATGTCCTGCTGATCTCCCTGGGCCTGATCGACCTCGGTTTCTACACCGGCGCGGACGACACGGCGCAAAACGTCCGCCGCTTCGTCACGGAGGCCCGCGCGGCCGGTCCCCGGGTCCGCTTCGTGATCCTCCCGGTCGTCCCCAACATCCGGGCGGACTCGGACCCCGCGTTCGCCGCCGAGGTGGCACGCTTCAACGAACTCCTCGCGAAGACGGCCGCCGACCTCGACGAACCCCGCTCCCCCCTCCTCCTCACCTCACCCCCACCCGGCTACGACCTCGCCACCGACACCTACGACGGCACCCACCCGCTCCCCTCCGGCGAACACAAGCTGGCGGCGGCGTTCGCGGGGGCGATGAGCCAGGCGTGGGGGATGGGTACGGAGTACCGGGCGTAA
- a CDS encoding ATP-binding cassette domain-containing protein, giving the protein MSTYAVHAEGLQKRYGEKNALDGFDLTVRRGTVHGLLGPNGAGKTTAVRILSTLVTLDGGRATVAGVDVAKDPRAVRARIGLTGQYAAVDEVLTGRQNLEMFGRLFHLGGAGARRRATELLEQFDLVEAGDRGVGKYSGGMRRRLDLAASMILAPDVLFLDEPTTGLDPRSRGEVWESVRELVASGTTVLLTTQYLEEADKLASRITVIDRGRSIADDTPDGLKNTVGGDRIEVVVAERADIPRAVRVVAKVSAGEPETEESERRVHAPVTDRVAALTEVARTLQDEGVQVEDIGLRRPSLDDVFLRLTGHRAKADEEAAAGTTGGNSDTKGDVRR; this is encoded by the coding sequence ATGAGCACGTACGCGGTGCACGCTGAGGGCTTGCAGAAGAGGTACGGCGAGAAGAACGCACTGGACGGCTTCGACCTGACGGTGCGGCGGGGGACGGTGCACGGACTGCTCGGGCCCAACGGCGCGGGCAAGACCACGGCCGTCCGCATACTGTCCACGCTGGTCACACTGGACGGCGGCCGGGCCACGGTGGCCGGCGTCGATGTGGCGAAGGACCCGCGCGCGGTCCGCGCCCGGATCGGCCTCACCGGCCAGTACGCCGCGGTGGACGAGGTGCTGACCGGCCGGCAGAACCTGGAGATGTTCGGGCGGCTCTTCCATCTCGGCGGGGCCGGGGCGCGCCGCCGGGCCACCGAGCTGCTGGAGCAGTTCGACCTGGTGGAGGCGGGCGACCGGGGGGTCGGCAAGTACAGCGGCGGGATGCGCAGGCGGCTGGACCTGGCCGCGTCGATGATCCTCGCGCCGGACGTCCTGTTCCTGGACGAGCCGACGACCGGGCTCGACCCGCGCAGCCGGGGCGAGGTCTGGGAGTCGGTCCGTGAGCTGGTCGCGAGCGGTACGACGGTCCTGCTGACCACGCAGTACCTGGAGGAGGCCGACAAGCTCGCCTCCCGGATCACCGTCATCGACCGGGGCCGGTCCATCGCGGACGACACCCCCGACGGGCTGAAGAACACCGTCGGCGGCGACCGTATCGAGGTCGTCGTCGCCGAGCGCGCCGACATCCCGCGCGCGGTGCGGGTCGTCGCCAAGGTCAGCGCGGGCGAACCGGAGACGGAGGAGTCCGAGCGCCGGGTGCACGCTCCCGTCACCGACCGGGTGGCCGCGCTCACCGAGGTCGCCCGGACCCTTCAGGACGAGGGCGTCCAGGTCGAGGACATCGGGCTGCGCAGGCCCAGCCTGGACGATGTGTTCCTGCGGCTCACGGGACACCGCGCCAAGGCGGACGAGGAAGCGGCGGCGGGCACCACCGGCGGGAACAGCGACACGAAGGGGGATGTCCGGCGATGA
- a CDS encoding WD40 repeat domain-containing protein codes for MRPFSSASAVCLAALTLALAAGPASAEDIGAGGFTIEDPRITESSGLAASRQHPGVYWTHNDSDDGAFLYAVDARTGKTVATLTLTGVGSPRDVEAVSVGADGNLYVGDIGDNLGGTWKHVWIYKLPEPKRLADRTVKATQYTVTYEDGPRDAEAMMVHPKTGRLYIVDKQKDDDKDAALYIGPAELSPTGMNVFKRGATIDLWVTDGAFSPDGERLALRGYFGGILYDWGNGVPKRTDTLSVPLQRQGESLTWTPDGTGLLYGSEGRGSEVEPGKVPGGSSGRSGGSGGDKGTGPGSSASGEDTNYSMGVLTLAIALGVVFGGKRLLRGKR; via the coding sequence ATGCGCCCGTTCTCGTCGGCCTCTGCCGTCTGCCTCGCCGCCCTGACCCTCGCGCTGGCCGCCGGGCCCGCGTCCGCCGAGGACATCGGGGCCGGGGGGTTCACCATCGAGGACCCCCGGATCACGGAGTCCAGCGGGCTGGCCGCGTCCCGGCAGCACCCCGGCGTGTACTGGACGCACAACGACAGCGACGACGGCGCGTTCCTGTACGCGGTGGACGCCCGTACCGGGAAGACGGTCGCGACGCTCACCCTCACCGGCGTCGGCAGCCCCCGGGACGTGGAGGCCGTGTCGGTGGGCGCGGACGGCAATCTGTACGTCGGTGACATCGGGGACAACCTCGGCGGCACCTGGAAGCACGTATGGATCTACAAGCTGCCCGAGCCGAAGCGGCTGGCCGACCGTACGGTCAAGGCCACCCAGTACACCGTCACGTACGAGGACGGGCCCCGGGACGCCGAGGCGATGATGGTGCACCCGAAGACGGGGCGGCTGTACATCGTGGACAAGCAGAAGGACGACGACAAGGACGCGGCCCTGTACATCGGACCGGCCGAGTTGTCCCCGACGGGCATGAACGTCTTCAAGCGCGGCGCGACGATCGATCTGTGGGTCACCGACGGCGCCTTCTCGCCGGACGGCGAGCGGCTGGCGCTGCGCGGCTACTTCGGCGGCATCCTCTACGACTGGGGGAACGGGGTGCCCAAGCGCACGGACACCCTCAGCGTCCCGCTCCAGCGCCAGGGCGAGTCGCTGACCTGGACCCCGGACGGGACGGGTCTGCTCTACGGCTCCGAGGGGCGGGGGAGCGAGGTGGAGCCGGGGAAGGTGCCGGGCGGCTCCTCCGGCCGGTCGGGCGGTTCCGGCGGCGACAAGGGGACGGGGCCGGGTTCCTCCGCGTCCGGCGAGGACACGAACTACTCGATGGGCGTGCTGACGCTCGCCATCGCCCTCGGGGTCGTCTTCGGGGGGAAGCGGCTGCTGCGCGGCAAGCGGTAG